The Carettochelys insculpta isolate YL-2023 chromosome 18, ASM3395843v1, whole genome shotgun sequence genome window below encodes:
- the ANAPC7 gene encoding anaphase-promoting complex subunit 7 isoform X1: MSVVEHVREMAAAGLHSNVRLLSGLLLTMSGNNPELFSPSQKYQLLVYHADSLFHDKEYRNAVSKYTMALQQKKALSKTSKVRPSTGNAASTPQSQCLPSEIEVKYKMAECYTMLKQDKDAIAILDGIPSRQRTPKINMMLANLYKKAGQERSSVTSYKEVLRQCPLALDAILGLLSLSVKGAEVASMTMNAIQSIPNLDWLSVWIKAYAFVHTGDNTRAINTICSLEKKSLLRDNVDLLGSLADLYFRAGDNKNSILKFEQAQMLDPYLIKGMDVYGYLLARDGRLEDVENLGCRLFNISDQHAEPWVVSGCHSFYSKRYSRALYLGAKAIQLNSNSVQALLLKGAALRNMGRVQEAIIHFREAIRLAPCRLDCYEGLIDCYLASNSIREAMVMANNVYKTLGANAQTLTLLATVCLEDPVTQEKAKTLLDKALTQRPDYIKAVVKKAELLSREQKYEDGIALLRNALANQSDCVLHRILGDFLVAVSEYQEAMDQYSIALSLDPNDQKSLEGMQKMEKEESPTDATQEEDVDDMEGSGEEGDLEGSDSEAAQWADQEQWFGMQ; the protein is encoded by the exons TGAGTTGTTCTCGCCATCTCAAAAGTACCAGCTTCTTGTGTATCATGCAGATTCCCTCTTCCATGACAAGGAATATAGGAATGCTGTAAGTAAGTATACAATGGCTTTGCAGCAGAAGAAAGCATTAAGTAAAACTTCGAAAGTAAGACCCTCTACTGGAAATGCTGCATCCACTCCACAAAGTCAG TGTTTGCCATCTGAAATTGAAGTGAAATATAAGATGGCTGAATGTTACACGATGTTGAAGCAAGACAAAGATGCTATTGCTATACTCGATGGAATTCCTTCAAGACAGAGAACCCCCAAG ATTAACATGATGTTGGCAAATTTGTACAAGAAGGCAGGTCAAGAACGCTCATCTGTTACCAGTTACAAAGAAGTGCTGAGACAGTGTCCGTTAGCACTCGATGCCATACTAG GTTTGCTGTCACTCTCAGTAAAAGGGGCAGAGGTGGCTTCCATGACAATGAATGCTATTCAAAGCATCCCTAACTTGGACTGGCTTTCAGTGTGGATCAAGGCATATGCATTTGTGCACACTGGAGATAACACGAGAGCAATCAACACTATCTG CTCGTTAGAGAAAAAGTCTTTACTGAGGGATAATGTGGATCTATTGGGTAGCTTAGCAGACCTGTATTTCCGAGCTGGAGATAATAAAAATTCGATTCTGAAATTTGAGCAGGCACAAATGCTGGATCCTTATCTGATAAAAG GAATGGATGTATATGGCTACTTACTGGCACGTGATGGTCGACTGGAGGATGTGGAGAACTTGGGCTGCCGTCTTTTCAATATTTCTGACCAGCATGCAGAGCCATGGGTGGTGTCAGG gtgtcACAGTTTCTACAGTAAGCGATACTCCCGCGCCTTGTACTTAGGAGCCAAAGCTATTCAGCTGAACAGTAATAGTGTTCAAGCTTTGCTGCTGAAAGGAGCTGCTCTTAGAAATATGGGACGAGTACAAGAGGCGATTATACATTTCCGTGAAGCAATACGCCTTGCGCCTTGCAGGCTTGACTGTTATGAAG GTCTCATTGATTGTTACCTGGCATCCAACAGTATCCGTGAAGCAATGGTTATGGCTAACAATGTGTACAAAACCCTGGGAGCAAATGCACAGACGCTTACTCTGTTAGCAACAGTCTGCCTTGAAGATCCTGTCACACAAGAGAAAGCAAAAACCTTATTAGATAAGGCACTGACACAGAGACCAGATTACATTAAAGCTGTGGTAAAAAAAGCAGAGCTTCTTA GTAGAGAGCAGAAATATGAAGATGGAATTGCTTTGTTGAGGAATGCACTGGCTAATCAGAGTGACTGTGTTCTACATCGAATACTGGGTGACTTTCTTGTTGCTGTCAGTGAATATCAAGAAGCCATGGACCAGTACAGTATTGCTTTGAG TTTGGATCCCAATGATCAGAAGTCTTTAGAAGGAATGcagaaaatggaaaaggaagagagTCCAACAGATGCAACCCAGGAGGAGGATGTGGATGACATGGAGGGAAGTGGAGAAGAAGGGGATTTGGAAGGCAGTGACAGTGAAGCAGCACAATGGGCAGATCAAGAACAATGGTTTGGCATGCAGTGA
- the ANAPC7 gene encoding anaphase-promoting complex subunit 7 isoform X2, whose amino-acid sequence MALQQKKALSKTSKVRPSTGNAASTPQSQCLPSEIEVKYKMAECYTMLKQDKDAIAILDGIPSRQRTPKINMMLANLYKKAGQERSSVTSYKEVLRQCPLALDAILGLLSLSVKGAEVASMTMNAIQSIPNLDWLSVWIKAYAFVHTGDNTRAINTICSLEKKSLLRDNVDLLGSLADLYFRAGDNKNSILKFEQAQMLDPYLIKGMDVYGYLLARDGRLEDVENLGCRLFNISDQHAEPWVVSGCHSFYSKRYSRALYLGAKAIQLNSNSVQALLLKGAALRNMGRVQEAIIHFREAIRLAPCRLDCYEGLIDCYLASNSIREAMVMANNVYKTLGANAQTLTLLATVCLEDPVTQEKAKTLLDKALTQRPDYIKAVVKKAELLSREQKYEDGIALLRNALANQSDCVLHRILGDFLVAVSEYQEAMDQYSIALSLDPNDQKSLEGMQKMEKEESPTDATQEEDVDDMEGSGEEGDLEGSDSEAAQWADQEQWFGMQ is encoded by the exons ATGGCTTTGCAGCAGAAGAAAGCATTAAGTAAAACTTCGAAAGTAAGACCCTCTACTGGAAATGCTGCATCCACTCCACAAAGTCAG TGTTTGCCATCTGAAATTGAAGTGAAATATAAGATGGCTGAATGTTACACGATGTTGAAGCAAGACAAAGATGCTATTGCTATACTCGATGGAATTCCTTCAAGACAGAGAACCCCCAAG ATTAACATGATGTTGGCAAATTTGTACAAGAAGGCAGGTCAAGAACGCTCATCTGTTACCAGTTACAAAGAAGTGCTGAGACAGTGTCCGTTAGCACTCGATGCCATACTAG GTTTGCTGTCACTCTCAGTAAAAGGGGCAGAGGTGGCTTCCATGACAATGAATGCTATTCAAAGCATCCCTAACTTGGACTGGCTTTCAGTGTGGATCAAGGCATATGCATTTGTGCACACTGGAGATAACACGAGAGCAATCAACACTATCTG CTCGTTAGAGAAAAAGTCTTTACTGAGGGATAATGTGGATCTATTGGGTAGCTTAGCAGACCTGTATTTCCGAGCTGGAGATAATAAAAATTCGATTCTGAAATTTGAGCAGGCACAAATGCTGGATCCTTATCTGATAAAAG GAATGGATGTATATGGCTACTTACTGGCACGTGATGGTCGACTGGAGGATGTGGAGAACTTGGGCTGCCGTCTTTTCAATATTTCTGACCAGCATGCAGAGCCATGGGTGGTGTCAGG gtgtcACAGTTTCTACAGTAAGCGATACTCCCGCGCCTTGTACTTAGGAGCCAAAGCTATTCAGCTGAACAGTAATAGTGTTCAAGCTTTGCTGCTGAAAGGAGCTGCTCTTAGAAATATGGGACGAGTACAAGAGGCGATTATACATTTCCGTGAAGCAATACGCCTTGCGCCTTGCAGGCTTGACTGTTATGAAG GTCTCATTGATTGTTACCTGGCATCCAACAGTATCCGTGAAGCAATGGTTATGGCTAACAATGTGTACAAAACCCTGGGAGCAAATGCACAGACGCTTACTCTGTTAGCAACAGTCTGCCTTGAAGATCCTGTCACACAAGAGAAAGCAAAAACCTTATTAGATAAGGCACTGACACAGAGACCAGATTACATTAAAGCTGTGGTAAAAAAAGCAGAGCTTCTTA GTAGAGAGCAGAAATATGAAGATGGAATTGCTTTGTTGAGGAATGCACTGGCTAATCAGAGTGACTGTGTTCTACATCGAATACTGGGTGACTTTCTTGTTGCTGTCAGTGAATATCAAGAAGCCATGGACCAGTACAGTATTGCTTTGAG TTTGGATCCCAATGATCAGAAGTCTTTAGAAGGAATGcagaaaatggaaaaggaagagagTCCAACAGATGCAACCCAGGAGGAGGATGTGGATGACATGGAGGGAAGTGGAGAAGAAGGGGATTTGGAAGGCAGTGACAGTGAAGCAGCACAATGGGCAGATCAAGAACAATGGTTTGGCATGCAGTGA